The genomic region GCCTTCGCCATCCTTCCCTAGGCCGGTGGAAAAAAGAACGGGAGGAGGTGCGTTCTCCAACCCGGTTAGTCGAGATCGTCCAGCAGGATGTCCGGATCCAACTCCTCCCCCTCGTTGGGGCTGTCGGCGGATGCGGCGTCCGCCTCGTCAAACTTGTCGTCGTCGTGGCATCCCGGCGGATAGACGAGCACGCAGATCTTGGTCTCGGCCACCGCCTCGACGTAGAATTCCCCTTCCACCTTGACGAGCACGCCATCCCGGTTTTTCGTCACCGTCGCTTCCACGGCGCTCGGCGCCTGCGTGACCCGGCAGTGGATCTGCATGGAACCGGGAATGGCGTTGGTGTCGAAGTAGTTCAGGGTCACCTTTTCGACATAGGAAACGGTTTCCTTGGCCACGGCCGTCTTTGTGTTGTTGTCG from Calditerricola satsumensis harbors:
- the cotE gene encoding outer spore coat protein CotE, which encodes MPLAERDYQYREIFTKAVCGKGRLYFQATHTVRLPETPSSILGCWVINHTYTADKAGDAVELVVSYDINIWYSFDNNTKTAVAKETVSYVEKVTLNYFDTNAIPGSMQIHCRVTQAPSAVEATVTKNRDGVLVKVEGEFYVEAVAETKICVLVYPPGCHDDDKFDEADAASADSPNEGEELDPDILLDDLD